In Haladaptatus sp. QDMS2, a single window of DNA contains:
- a CDS encoding ABC transporter substrate-binding protein yields MVRDNNNRGRNRRAFLRATGAGIAAASLAGCVRGLGGGDGGSGGLKIGFYGPFSGPASNIGEQKQNAAKLAADLINEDGGVHGEDIELAFGDSESKPASGRNEVNRLIQEEGVDIVGGGFHSDVALTTVEVTNQHEVPQIIDESVSSAIVEKINENELWNAFKTAPPSEAYAVGWKQLISQLQEQEVGYFPYEKKRIALIGEDTSYGLSIMDLMEEQMAEIGWEVISEDEVGLDETNFTSLLSRIKDNDPDIVWGVQTSSSGSGNLAKQFAETGFEETHFFHNYGLTIDEARETAGSAADGAITLMNAGRVDKLLEERGALSAWDEQYDMQFTGSAALSFQNVLVIAEYAKAFDSLEAFRNASIDEWASTVIDHDPIKGGTGYIDFQDNHQAAWGSTETQSALGYQVVDGELNFVWPEELAADEFDESLY; encoded by the coding sequence ATGGTACGAGATAACAATAATCGGGGACGCAATCGGCGGGCGTTCCTTCGGGCAACGGGTGCAGGTATCGCGGCAGCGTCACTTGCAGGGTGTGTTCGGGGACTCGGTGGCGGAGACGGTGGCAGCGGCGGGCTCAAAATCGGGTTTTACGGGCCATTCTCCGGTCCCGCGTCGAACATCGGTGAACAGAAACAGAACGCAGCGAAGTTGGCCGCAGACTTAATCAATGAAGACGGCGGCGTCCACGGCGAGGACATCGAACTCGCGTTCGGTGACTCCGAGTCGAAACCGGCAAGTGGACGCAACGAGGTCAACCGCCTCATCCAGGAAGAAGGCGTCGACATCGTCGGCGGGGGCTTCCACAGCGACGTCGCGTTGACCACCGTCGAGGTGACGAACCAACACGAGGTCCCTCAGATTATCGACGAATCGGTGTCGAGCGCCATCGTCGAGAAGATCAACGAAAACGAACTGTGGAACGCGTTCAAGACGGCACCGCCGTCCGAGGCGTACGCAGTCGGCTGGAAACAGCTCATCTCGCAGCTTCAGGAACAGGAAGTCGGCTACTTCCCGTACGAGAAAAAACGCATCGCGCTCATCGGCGAGGACACCTCCTACGGCCTGTCCATCATGGACCTGATGGAAGAACAGATGGCTGAAATTGGCTGGGAGGTCATCTCCGAAGACGAAGTGGGCCTCGATGAGACGAACTTCACGTCCCTGCTCTCTCGCATCAAGGACAACGACCCGGACATCGTCTGGGGCGTCCAGACGTCGTCGTCGGGGTCGGGCAATCTGGCCAAGCAGTTCGCAGAGACTGGATTCGAGGAGACGCACTTCTTCCACAACTACGGGCTCACCATCGACGAAGCCCGGGAGACGGCCGGCAGTGCGGCGGACGGCGCGATTACCCTGATGAACGCCGGTCGAGTCGACAAACTGCTCGAAGAACGCGGCGCGCTCTCTGCATGGGACGAGCAGTACGACATGCAGTTCACCGGCAGTGCCGCGCTCTCCTTCCAGAACGTGCTGGTCATCGCGGAGTACGCGAAAGCCTTCGACAGCCTCGAGGCGTTCCGTAACGCGAGCATCGACGAGTGGGCGAGCACCGTCATCGACCACGACCCCATCAAGGGCGGCACCGGGTACATCGACTTCCAGGACAACCACCAGGCTGCGTGGGGTTCGACGGAAACGCAGTCCGCACTCGGCTACCAGGTCGTCGACGGCGAACTGAACTTCGTCTGGCCGGAAGAACTCGCCGCAGACGAGTTCGACGAGAGTCTCTACTGA
- a CDS encoding ABC transporter ATP-binding protein: MSSLLSTANLTKSFGGITAVDDLNIEIHDGELVGLIGPNGAGKSTTLNLITGFLSPTSGTIRFDGDDVTKGKPHDLSSRGIGRTFQISKPFGRLSVFENMLVPNVPVGPAEQEARARELLSELNLDAVVENRADALSGGQKKLLELARVLMLEPDLILLDEPAAGVNPALMDDIMADIQRINDRGTALVVIEHDMTVIRELCERVIVMNAGHKVMSGTFDEIQADERVREAYLGGA, translated from the coding sequence GTGAGTAGCCTGCTCTCTACGGCGAACCTCACCAAGTCGTTCGGCGGTATCACCGCCGTAGACGACCTCAACATCGAGATACACGATGGGGAACTCGTCGGCCTTATCGGGCCCAACGGGGCGGGGAAATCCACGACGCTCAACCTCATCACGGGGTTTCTGTCGCCGACGAGCGGCACGATTCGCTTCGATGGCGACGACGTGACCAAAGGCAAACCCCACGACCTTTCGAGTCGCGGCATCGGTCGCACGTTCCAGATTTCGAAGCCGTTTGGCCGGCTTTCGGTCTTCGAGAACATGCTCGTCCCGAACGTCCCCGTGGGTCCGGCTGAACAGGAAGCACGCGCTCGCGAACTGCTCTCGGAACTCAACCTCGATGCAGTCGTCGAGAATCGGGCGGATGCACTCAGCGGTGGGCAGAAGAAACTGCTCGAACTCGCACGCGTGTTGATGCTCGAACCCGACCTGATTCTGTTAGACGAACCCGCGGCGGGCGTCAATCCGGCGCTCATGGACGACATCATGGCCGACATCCAACGCATCAACGACCGAGGGACGGCACTCGTCGTCATCGAACACGACATGACCGTCATCAGAGAACTTTGCGAACGCGTCATCGTGATGAACGCCGGCCACAAGGTGATGTCCGGGACGTTCGACGAGATCCAGGCGGACGAGCGCGTCCGCGAAGCGTACCTCGGGGGTGCGTGA
- a CDS encoding TetR/AcrR family transcriptional regulator → MTAETKEQILEATHQAICAHGYADLTMQRIADHSALTTAAIHYHFDTKEELLNAFLDHLLARFEDRLVCEARDPRERLTSFLDAIFISPAEGPTSVSIALMELKAQAPHHEAYRAKLLEMDERMRAILTDAIEDGIEAGYFADVDAASVARFVLTVINGAHARHVALDEPPIETDRDLRAYLAQRLDWTPEAVV, encoded by the coding sequence ATGACTGCAGAGACCAAAGAACAGATTCTGGAGGCGACCCATCAGGCGATTTGCGCCCACGGATACGCCGATTTGACGATGCAGCGAATCGCCGACCACTCGGCGCTCACGACCGCGGCGATACACTATCACTTCGACACGAAAGAGGAGTTGCTGAACGCATTCTTAGACCACCTGCTCGCCCGCTTCGAGGACCGATTGGTCTGTGAGGCCCGCGACCCCCGCGAGCGACTCACGTCGTTCCTCGACGCCATTTTCATCTCACCTGCGGAAGGGCCGACCAGCGTGTCCATCGCCCTGATGGAACTCAAAGCACAGGCTCCCCACCACGAGGCCTACCGCGCCAAACTCCTCGAGATGGACGAGCGGATGCGTGCAATCCTCACCGACGCCATCGAGGACGGCATCGAGGCGGGCTACTTCGCCGACGTCGACGCCGCCTCGGTCGCTCGATTCGTCCTCACCGTCATCAACGGCGCGCACGCCCGTCACGTCGCGCTCGACGAACCGCCGATAGAAACCGACCGGGACCTGCGAGCGTACCTCGCCCAGCGACTGGACTGGACCCCGGAGGCGGTTGTGTGA
- a CDS encoding Lrp/AsnC family transcriptional regulator, translating to MDERDIEILKVLFELGDPSPKQIAAETGVPKSTVHYRLGKLREAGILKNDLYDVDLTEAGLGITVITEVMAEYEEDYQKTTGEKLAAIEGVSGVYFTMGDTDFVVIAHLPNSQFVSRLINSYEAVDGVSRTSSKFVITTIKNEPNPFNNYSLDTLQSVDLSTSGAFD from the coding sequence ATGGATGAGCGAGACATCGAGATTCTGAAGGTCCTGTTCGAACTCGGCGACCCGAGTCCGAAACAGATTGCCGCAGAGACGGGCGTTCCGAAATCGACGGTTCACTACCGACTTGGGAAGCTCCGGGAGGCTGGCATCCTGAAAAACGACCTCTACGACGTCGATTTGACGGAGGCGGGTCTCGGTATCACCGTCATCACCGAAGTGATGGCCGAGTACGAGGAGGATTATCAGAAGACCACCGGCGAAAAACTCGCGGCCATCGAGGGCGTCTCCGGCGTCTACTTCACGATGGGCGACACGGACTTCGTCGTTATCGCTCACCTGCCAAACAGCCAGTTCGTCAGTCGGCTGATTAACTCCTACGAAGCCGTCGACGGCGTGAGTCGAACGAGTTCGAAGTTCGTCATCACCACCATCAAAAACGAACCGAATCCCTTCAACAACTACAGCCTCGACACGCTTCAGAGCGTCGACCTCTCCACGTCGGGCGCATTCGACTGA
- a CDS encoding branched-chain amino acid ABC transporter permease, protein MVSGSLVAQQVVNGLLFGGQLALIAVGLTLIWGVARVLNFAHGALFMIGGYVGFFGLQWTGNLVVAIVLATVVVFVVGWLIESVFVEPLRGREEFDIASMVITLGLAIFVENTLLVGLGSQRRTFPQLLDAVWNVGGITISAQRLLIFLISVTALGALFAVIFYTKLGLAVRAVSQDSDTALLMGVRPERVYAFTFGGSAALAGLAGVLLAPLYTIYPSVGWSPFLLAFIVVMVGGLGSVRGTLVAALALAVIRSITTIWVASETAMVVLFVIMVAVLVVAPDGIGGWLEA, encoded by the coding sequence GTGGTTAGTGGGAGCCTCGTCGCCCAGCAGGTGGTAAACGGCCTCCTGTTCGGCGGCCAACTCGCGCTCATCGCCGTGGGTCTCACCCTCATCTGGGGGGTCGCCCGCGTTCTCAACTTCGCACACGGCGCGCTGTTCATGATTGGCGGCTACGTCGGCTTCTTCGGCCTCCAGTGGACGGGCAACCTCGTAGTCGCCATCGTCCTCGCGACCGTCGTAGTGTTCGTCGTCGGCTGGCTCATCGAGTCCGTCTTCGTCGAACCGCTCAGGGGCCGCGAGGAGTTCGACATCGCCTCGATGGTCATCACGCTCGGTCTCGCCATTTTCGTCGAGAACACGCTGCTCGTCGGCCTCGGCTCACAGCGCCGGACGTTCCCGCAGTTGCTCGACGCCGTCTGGAACGTCGGCGGCATCACGATAAGTGCCCAGCGCCTGCTCATCTTCCTGATTTCGGTCACGGCGCTCGGCGCGCTGTTCGCCGTCATCTTCTACACGAAACTCGGCCTCGCGGTCCGGGCCGTCTCCCAGGACAGCGACACGGCGCTATTGATGGGCGTCCGCCCCGAGCGCGTCTACGCGTTCACGTTTGGCGGCAGTGCAGCACTCGCCGGGCTCGCCGGCGTGTTGCTCGCACCGCTCTACACCATCTACCCCTCCGTGGGCTGGAGCCCGTTCCTGCTCGCGTTCATCGTCGTGATGGTCGGCGGATTGGGCAGCGTCAGAGGGACCCTCGTCGCGGCGCTCGCGCTCGCAGTCATCCGCAGTATCACCACCATCTGGGTGGCGAGCGAGACGGCCATGGTCGTCCTGTTCGTCATCATGGTCGCCGTGCTCGTCGTCGCTCCTGACGGCATCGGGGGGTGGCTCGAAGCATGA
- a CDS encoding MATE family efflux transporter has translation MKLFKGQSELELTEGGIVEPLVYLSLPIVITNLMQTAYNLADTFWLGQYSTEALAAISFGFPMVFLLISLGMGLSVAGSVLVAQHTGAGETEEAEYAASQTVSFAFIASIILGAIGYPLVRPFLAFLGASPEVLPGATAYMQVISLGLPFMFGFFIFISLMRGAGDTITPMVVMFGTVVVNVVLDPFLINGWAFFPELGIQGAAIATVFSRSLAMVVGLAIMVSGTRGIQIHLADMKPDFTYLRKIVRIGIPASIEGTGRALSVNAMLLIVGMFATPVVAAFGIGVRVFSVIFMPAIAVARGVETMTGQNIGAGRYDRAEEANYIAAKGTFVILSLVGVLIFLFPTPIVAVFTDDPLVLAEGSTFLRYVALSFGFTGIMRAFTGGFRGAGKTLVAATISILALGGIRLPVAYVASQFRFSLPLIPTDAIFGVRGIWVAFFVSNVTGALIAWAWFSRGTWRETNVRGSPDAGPPDVDATISDD, from the coding sequence GTGAAGCTTTTCAAGGGACAGAGCGAACTCGAACTGACCGAGGGTGGCATCGTCGAACCACTGGTTTATCTCTCGCTACCCATCGTCATCACGAATCTGATGCAGACGGCGTACAACCTCGCCGACACCTTCTGGCTCGGTCAGTACTCCACTGAAGCCCTCGCGGCAATCTCCTTTGGCTTCCCGATGGTGTTCCTACTCATCTCGCTTGGCATGGGTCTGTCCGTCGCGGGCAGCGTCCTCGTCGCCCAGCACACGGGGGCCGGCGAGACGGAGGAAGCGGAGTACGCCGCTTCTCAGACGGTAAGTTTCGCGTTCATCGCGTCGATTATCCTCGGCGCGATTGGTTACCCGTTGGTTCGCCCGTTCCTCGCGTTCCTCGGGGCATCACCGGAGGTGCTGCCCGGCGCGACAGCCTACATGCAGGTCATCTCGCTCGGCCTGCCGTTCATGTTCGGGTTTTTCATCTTCATCTCGCTGATGCGCGGAGCGGGGGACACCATCACACCAATGGTCGTCATGTTCGGCACCGTCGTCGTGAACGTGGTTCTGGACCCCTTTCTCATCAATGGGTGGGCGTTCTTTCCGGAACTGGGGATTCAGGGCGCAGCCATCGCGACGGTGTTCTCCCGGAGCCTCGCCATGGTGGTCGGCCTCGCAATCATGGTCTCGGGAACGAGGGGCATCCAGATTCACCTCGCGGACATGAAACCGGACTTCACCTACCTCCGGAAAATCGTCCGCATCGGGATTCCGGCGAGCATCGAGGGCACGGGCCGGGCACTCTCGGTCAACGCGATGTTGCTCATCGTCGGCATGTTCGCGACGCCCGTCGTCGCCGCCTTCGGTATCGGCGTGCGCGTTTTCTCGGTAATTTTCATGCCCGCTATCGCGGTGGCCCGCGGCGTCGAAACCATGACTGGCCAGAACATCGGCGCGGGGCGCTACGACCGTGCAGAGGAGGCGAACTACATTGCGGCGAAGGGAACGTTCGTCATCCTCTCGCTGGTCGGTGTCCTCATCTTCCTGTTCCCGACGCCCATCGTCGCCGTGTTCACGGACGACCCGCTCGTGCTCGCTGAGGGGAGTACGTTCCTCCGGTACGTCGCACTCTCCTTTGGCTTCACTGGCATCATGCGTGCGTTTACGGGTGGCTTTCGTGGCGCTGGCAAGACGCTCGTCGCGGCGACCATCTCGATTCTCGCGCTCGGAGGGATTCGCCTGCCGGTCGCCTACGTCGCCTCGCAGTTCCGGTTCTCGCTCCCCCTGATTCCGACCGACGCCATCTTCGGCGTCCGCGGTATCTGGGTGGCGTTTTTCGTCTCGAACGTCACCGGGGCGCTCATCGCGTGGGCGTGGTTCTCACGAGGGACCTGGCGCGAGACGAACGTTCGCGGGTCGCCCGACGCCGGCCCACCGGACGTGGACGCGACCATTTCCGACGACTGA
- a CDS encoding branched-chain amino acid ABC transporter permease, which translates to MNGDSLRVTLGRVGRRLREDAKTRNGKLFLAGATLSLLAPAILTSYALEIFMQLFIVVLLVGSWIFIAGYFGIFTFAHAALYGVGAYAAVLLAGELGVPPLLTIFVGGLAAVVFCLPIAYPVLRLQGAYVGMVTLAYAEIIYRGTIIFRDVTGGPTGYSGFPALFGGDRLVMYYFVLVTVAAFMLLQYGLLVNRFGLVARAIRESEDAAQMLGNNVSRYKLTGFVIGSGIAGIAGALQAYTILIMSPPVLELTQMIEIMAMGIIGGPRTLGGAVFGGLAVFGLAEVLRGLGEIRLIIWGAMLVIVTLYFPDGIAESTLNLKSRLKELVDR; encoded by the coding sequence ATGAACGGCGACTCGCTCCGCGTGACCCTCGGTCGCGTCGGTCGTCGGCTTCGCGAGGACGCGAAAACCCGCAACGGAAAACTCTTCCTCGCGGGGGCGACCCTTTCGTTGCTCGCCCCGGCGATTCTCACGAGCTACGCGCTCGAGATATTCATGCAGTTGTTCATCGTCGTGTTGCTCGTCGGTAGCTGGATTTTCATCGCGGGCTACTTCGGCATCTTCACGTTCGCTCACGCGGCCCTCTACGGGGTCGGCGCCTACGCCGCCGTGTTGCTCGCGGGCGAACTCGGCGTTCCGCCGTTGCTCACTATCTTCGTGGGTGGGCTGGCCGCCGTCGTGTTTTGCCTGCCCATCGCCTACCCCGTGTTGCGCCTGCAGGGTGCCTACGTGGGAATGGTGACGCTCGCGTACGCGGAGATTATCTACCGTGGAACCATCATCTTCCGCGACGTGACCGGCGGGCCGACCGGCTACTCGGGCTTCCCGGCGTTGTTCGGCGGCGACCGCCTCGTGATGTACTACTTCGTGCTCGTGACGGTGGCGGCGTTCATGTTGCTCCAGTACGGTTTGCTCGTCAACCGCTTCGGGCTGGTCGCACGGGCGATACGTGAATCCGAGGACGCGGCCCAGATGCTCGGGAACAACGTCTCTCGGTACAAGCTCACGGGCTTCGTCATCGGTTCCGGTATCGCAGGCATCGCCGGGGCGTTGCAGGCGTACACGATTCTCATCATGTCGCCGCCAGTGCTCGAACTCACGCAGATGATCGAAATCATGGCGATGGGCATCATCGGCGGCCCCCGCACCCTCGGCGGTGCGGTGTTCGGCGGCCTCGCAGTGTTTGGCCTCGCGGAGGTCCTCCGCGGTCTCGGGGAAATTCGACTCATCATCTGGGGTGCGATGCTCGTCATCGTGACCCTATATTTCCCCGACGGCATCGCAGAAAGCACGCTCAACCTCAAGTCGCGGCTCAAGGAGTTGGTAGACCGGTAG
- a CDS encoding ArgE/DapE family deacylase, which translates to MTDKQAVWNRIESNEEHLLDLVSSLVSTPTVTGDETPGQQVVIEELEALGLEPDVWEPSAADLEGHEGYFETSSYDAVGYEGRENVATRIEGGDGPTLTLGGHMDVVDVTESEWERDPWALTQEDETLYGRGVADMKGGLAAILLAIRALREEGVELGGDLIFQSTIEEEDGGVGGALSVLERGYVPDAAAIAEPFNVPNIGIASAGVMYFEVNVPGKSVHAAWGHEGVNAIGNAIPIYEALEDLDSRRKANIDYEPAYRADPSLEGNVTNINVGMIESGDWPSTLPSKAILKGRVGWPPGETREDVRQQIEETIAEAAADHEFLAEHPPEITWFGWQAMPHEISPDEAIAQLALDNAEEVTGRTGSFVGGNAALDERFYALYYDVPAVSVGPQGWNLHGADEHTTVPALIETAKTIAGLAMDYCGVEN; encoded by the coding sequence ATGACCGACAAACAGGCCGTCTGGAACCGAATCGAATCGAACGAAGAACACCTGCTCGACCTCGTGTCGAGTCTCGTCTCCACCCCGACCGTGACCGGCGACGAAACCCCCGGCCAGCAGGTCGTCATCGAGGAACTCGAAGCGCTGGGCCTCGAACCTGACGTCTGGGAACCATCGGCTGCCGACTTGGAAGGCCACGAAGGCTACTTCGAAACCTCGTCGTACGACGCGGTCGGCTACGAGGGCAGAGAGAACGTCGCCACCCGAATCGAGGGCGGCGACGGCCCCACGCTCACGCTCGGGGGCCACATGGACGTCGTCGACGTTACCGAGAGCGAGTGGGAGCGCGACCCGTGGGCGCTCACCCAGGAAGACGAAACGCTCTACGGTCGCGGCGTCGCCGACATGAAAGGTGGCCTCGCGGCGATTCTGCTCGCGATTCGCGCGCTCCGCGAGGAAGGCGTCGAACTGGGCGGCGACCTCATCTTCCAGAGCACTATCGAGGAAGAAGACGGCGGCGTCGGCGGGGCGCTCTCCGTGCTAGAACGTGGCTACGTCCCGGACGCCGCGGCCATCGCCGAACCGTTCAACGTTCCGAACATCGGTATCGCGAGCGCCGGCGTGATGTACTTCGAAGTAAACGTCCCCGGCAAGAGCGTCCACGCGGCGTGGGGTCACGAGGGCGTAAACGCTATCGGCAACGCGATTCCGATCTACGAGGCGCTCGAGGACCTCGACAGTCGCCGCAAGGCGAACATCGACTACGAACCGGCCTATCGCGCCGACCCGTCGCTCGAAGGAAACGTGACGAACATCAACGTCGGCATGATCGAATCGGGCGACTGGCCCTCGACGCTCCCGTCGAAGGCCATCCTCAAAGGCCGCGTCGGGTGGCCACCCGGTGAGACTCGCGAGGACGTGCGCCAGCAAATCGAGGAGACCATCGCGGAGGCCGCGGCGGACCACGAGTTCCTCGCCGAGCACCCACCGGAAATCACGTGGTTCGGCTGGCAGGCGATGCCCCACGAGATTTCCCCGGACGAAGCGATTGCACAGCTCGCGCTCGACAATGCAGAGGAAGTGACCGGGCGAACCGGGTCGTTCGTCGGCGGGAACGCCGCGCTCGACGAGCGATTCTACGCGCTCTACTACGACGTTCCCGCCGTCTCGGTTGGGCCGCAGGGCTGGAATCTCCACGGCGCGGACGAGCACACGACGGTGCCGGCACTCATCGAAACCGCGAAGACCATCGCCGGGCTGGCGATGGACTACTGCGGCGTAGAGAACTGA
- a CDS encoding ABC transporter ATP-binding protein, whose amino-acid sequence MSLISLDNVDAGYGENQVLHGVTLDVEPDRVNCIIGPNGSGKSTLLKTICGLVDVWSGSLSIQGTDVTGAHPRTVIEQGAVLLPQGGNVFPDMTVEENLRMGGFLTDDSDVLAQRFEDVYEMFPVLEERKSQRAGQMSGGQQMMVAFGRSLMADPDILLLDEPSAGLAPDLVANVFEEIERLKDRGRNMVIIEQNVRKVLDIAEYVYVLDQGTCVFEGATEELRGEDEIMDMYIGERHG is encoded by the coding sequence ATGTCACTCATCTCTCTCGACAACGTGGACGCGGGCTACGGCGAGAATCAGGTGCTCCACGGCGTCACCCTCGACGTGGAACCCGACCGCGTAAACTGCATCATCGGCCCGAACGGCTCGGGGAAATCGACGCTCCTCAAGACCATCTGCGGACTCGTCGACGTCTGGAGCGGGAGTCTCTCGATTCAGGGAACCGACGTAACCGGTGCCCACCCGCGGACCGTCATCGAACAGGGTGCAGTCCTGCTCCCCCAGGGGGGCAACGTCTTCCCCGACATGACGGTCGAAGAGAACCTGCGGATGGGTGGCTTTCTCACGGACGACAGCGACGTACTCGCCCAGCGGTTCGAGGACGTCTACGAGATGTTCCCGGTGTTAGAAGAGCGAAAATCCCAGCGTGCGGGCCAGATGAGCGGAGGCCAGCAGATGATGGTCGCCTTCGGGCGGTCGCTGATGGCAGACCCCGACATTCTCCTGTTAGACGAACCAAGCGCGGGACTCGCCCCCGACCTCGTGGCGAACGTCTTCGAGGAGATCGAACGTCTCAAAGACCGAGGTCGGAACATGGTCATCATCGAGCAGAACGTCCGCAAGGTGCTCGACATCGCGGAGTACGTCTACGTGTTAGACCAGGGGACGTGCGTCTTCGAGGGCGCGACCGAAGAACTGCGCGGCGAAGACGAAATCATGGATATGTACATCGGAGAACGCCACGGATGA
- a CDS encoding M48 family metalloprotease, which produces MQWEPDRGLQYRMAVALVLLALMPLAFVTAMSLAISYIVVPLAELLLETQIAWRFTVSLPLVLVLTVGGLAFQFLFGDRLALHSIGARRVERADYPEVYARLDRLSTQAVLPTPRLAVAPTRVPNAFATGRSPETATIAVTRGLLDTLSGDELDAVLAHELSHVKNRDVAVMSLAYLLPSFTYVVATIAYTLLGGLWNVIGHFHHSDSDDARPLLVFIVLFVVTALLTILIATVFWVGSFLLFRLLSQYREYAADRGAARITGNPLALASALGKIHETMAGLPDRDLREIDGGVEALYIAPLDLPMFTDGDKALISRDIFPETHPPTATRIERLQALARDLETR; this is translated from the coding sequence ATGCAGTGGGAACCCGACCGCGGCCTCCAATATCGCATGGCCGTCGCCCTCGTCTTGCTCGCCCTGATGCCCCTCGCCTTCGTTACTGCCATGAGCCTCGCGATTTCGTACATCGTCGTTCCGCTCGCCGAACTCCTCCTCGAAACCCAGATTGCCTGGCGGTTCACCGTAAGCTTGCCACTCGTCCTCGTGTTGACGGTCGGTGGTCTCGCATTTCAGTTCCTGTTCGGCGACCGCCTCGCGCTTCACTCGATTGGCGCCCGCCGCGTCGAACGCGCCGACTACCCGGAGGTGTACGCCCGCCTCGACCGCCTCTCGACGCAGGCCGTCCTCCCGACGCCACGCCTCGCGGTGGCCCCAACTCGCGTCCCGAACGCCTTCGCCACGGGCCGCTCCCCGGAGACGGCGACCATCGCGGTCACCCGCGGCCTGCTCGACACGCTCTCGGGCGACGAACTCGACGCCGTGTTGGCCCACGAACTTTCCCACGTGAAAAACCGCGACGTGGCGGTCATGTCGCTCGCCTACCTCTTGCCCTCGTTCACTTACGTGGTCGCCACAATTGCCTACACTCTGCTCGGCGGCCTCTGGAACGTCATCGGCCACTTCCACCACAGCGACAGCGACGACGCCCGGCCCCTGCTCGTGTTCATCGTCCTGTTCGTCGTCACCGCCCTGCTGACCATCCTCATCGCCACCGTCTTCTGGGTCGGCAGTTTCCTCCTCTTTCGCCTGCTCTCGCAGTACCGAGAGTACGCCGCAGACCGCGGGGCCGCCCGCATCACGGGCAACCCACTCGCCCTCGCGAGCGCCCTCGGGAAGATACACGAGACGATGGCCGGCCTGCCCGACCGCGACCTGCGCGAAATCGACGGCGGCGTCGAAGCCCTCTACATCGCCCCGCTCGACCTGCCGATGTTCACCGACGGCGACAAGGCGCTCATCAGCCGCGACATCTTCCCGGAGACCCACCCGCCGACGGCGACGCGAATCGAGCGCTTGCAGGCGCTCGCGAGAGACTTAGAAACTCGATAA
- a CDS encoding orc1/cdc6 family replication initiation protein, with product MTSFSFERDDSLYKNRDALLEEYTPEELVGRDEELEEFHAALQPVINGEAPSNIFLYGKSGVGKTAATRFLLSQLRNDVERYEDVTLNVIEVNCDGLNSSYQVAVRLVNTLRDPANHISNTGYPQAQVYSYLWDELDSLGGTILLVLDEVDHIRDNSILYQIPRARSNGYLTNSRIGIIGISNDLSFRDSLSAKVRSSLCEKEVSFPPYDANELQSVLRQREKVAFHPDVLSDDVIPLCAAYGAQDAGDARQALDLLLEAGDLARKDGAEKITVQHVKDAREKLERDRIVDGVSELTQHARLILYALASLDAEDETPVRSRQIRPRYEQLCDQISTEPLTSRRMRDHLADLSMLGIVTSIEKNEGMSGGKYREHSLKQDLQVVLSALTDTIEFVGTHESIKRYHQPTLDEAVRK from the coding sequence AATTCCACGCTGCGCTGCAACCGGTCATCAACGGCGAAGCACCGTCGAACATCTTCCTGTACGGGAAAAGTGGGGTCGGAAAGACTGCGGCAACCCGATTTCTCCTCTCACAGCTCAGAAACGACGTCGAGCGATACGAGGACGTCACGCTCAACGTCATCGAGGTCAATTGCGACGGGCTCAATTCGAGTTACCAGGTCGCCGTCCGACTCGTGAACACGCTTCGCGACCCGGCGAACCACATCAGCAACACTGGCTATCCGCAGGCGCAGGTGTACTCGTACCTCTGGGACGAACTCGACAGCCTCGGTGGAACCATCTTGCTCGTCTTAGACGAGGTAGACCACATCAGAGACAACTCAATCTTATACCAGATTCCGCGCGCGCGAAGTAACGGGTACCTCACGAACTCGCGCATCGGCATCATCGGTATCAGCAACGACCTGTCGTTCCGTGATTCGCTCTCTGCGAAGGTCCGGTCGTCGCTCTGTGAGAAGGAAGTCTCTTTCCCGCCGTACGACGCGAACGAACTCCAGTCAGTGCTCCGTCAGCGCGAAAAAGTCGCCTTCCACCCGGACGTTCTCTCAGACGACGTCATTCCACTCTGTGCGGCCTACGGTGCACAGGACGCGGGTGACGCTCGCCAGGCCCTCGACCTCTTGCTCGAAGCCGGGGACCTCGCTCGAAAAGATGGAGCGGAGAAAATCACCGTCCAACACGTCAAAGACGCCCGCGAGAAATTAGAACGCGACCGTATCGTCGACGGCGTCTCGGAACTCACCCAGCACGCACGACTCATTCTCTATGCGCTTGCTTCGCTCGACGCAGAGGACGAAACCCCAGTTCGGTCGCGTCAGATACGCCCGCGCTACGAACAGCTTTGTGACCAAATTTCGACGGAACCGCTCACCAGCCGTCGGATGCGCGACCACCTCGCCGACCTCTCGATGCTCGGAATCGTCACCTCGATCGAGAAGAACGAGGGGATGTCGGGCGGGAAGTATCGTGAACACTCGCTGAAACAGGACCTGCAGGTGGTGCTCTCTGCGCTCACCGATACCATCGAATTCGTTGGTACCCACGAGAGTATCAAGCGGTACCATCAGCCAACGCTCGACGAAGCCGTTCGGAAGTAA